The Vigna radiata var. radiata cultivar VC1973A chromosome 6, Vradiata_ver6, whole genome shotgun sequence DNA segment AAGAAAATAACCCTTCAAAACTAGGTCTGACTTCCCTTCCAATGTTGTAATAAACTACACTACatctaaactaaactaaaccaGTATGTTGAAGGCAAAGCTAAAATCACTTAATGGCAAAATATAATTGAGATGATCATTAAAATAGTTATGCCTCAAATTATAGCCCAAACAACAATTCCAACAATACTACCAGTAATTATTTCCTCAACACACTTCACACATAAATCACGACTATATATCTCTCTTACACGCTTAACAAGTATAGcgttcacaatttttttttagtacaaAACAGAGAATGAGTATATTTGATTCagcatcaattaaaaaaaaattctttgcctttttaaaataatattttagttcgTGTACATAAttatcacataaaacaaaaagaagaatgaaagtaACATTCCATAGACTAAACATAGGTATGACAACAATTTGAGTAAAACCACTAAAGTATGCAAAACAACATTCAACCTATCAAGAAAAGTTCACGGCAATTACAATATTGAAAGGATTCCTAATACAAATATCTATCATGCCAtaattcatatatcatttttctcaaattataaaagaataacagGTATTCCCATATATTTCACCAAATCCATTCTACATCAAAGCATGTATAAGAGaatctccattttttttttcaaagcaattaatcaaaattaattggCTTTAATgctacagttttttttttttcatttcagaaTACTTTAAGCATAATTGATTGCCTAATATAACATTGTTACGTTACAGCCACCATATTTACgtattcatttaaattatttttctctttaaaattcacatctcataaaaataaaattaatttcatgtgGACATAGAAATAATCAATATCTAATGACcctcaaacaaattttcattgattagagagaatattaaaaaatatcaccaatcattcaaacaaaaGACACATATCTAACAAAACATTCATagataaattatcaattaataaataaatatgattaggTAGATTTAATTGAATCATCCAATTAATAATTCGGGAGGTAATTAGAAATTATCATTTACGGAAACTAACATTAACAGATTTTAAATTCctaattaatttacattatcATCATCCTTAATCCTTCATAAATAAGAAACTTCAATttctcataaattattaattataattcaaagaaAACCATAATTcctaatttattcttttatactaGCTTTTATTCACTTCcttttaaattatcattcaaaTATTTACATCAGATTATATATTAACGAGAATAAACCTAATGAGAACAACTATAATTTCATACTTCTCCAAATAATCACACGTtccaattaattattcaaaaacattcaaaatttctatcaatcaaataaatacataattattaagTAAGTTTCCTGTACCTTTTACTTTTGATATAAGTCTTTAATATTGTTAGAAAAATGCTGACAAACAAAAAATTTCTTGAGGCATGTAGATGTTCTTAAGGAATTATTTgcggtgtattgcgcaagtcccccaggatataATAAAAACTTCTCGAGATATATTTgaggatcacagaactagcaagaagcAAAAAACTCTGATGGAGTTTATACCAGGatagaaaataagaataaaactaGGAAGagaggagaatgagaaagactcATTTGGAATGTTTTGCAATGGAGAaagagctctctatttatagagttagggaagaataaaatcaataaaagaacataaaagcaataaataattttaccgTTGCAGCACTTAAAAAATTGAGTGTTGAAATATTACCGTTGAACAACGTTTCTTTTACAATAATCTAACATTATTACAACACGAAGTCGAAAAGTGTACTAAAACtttcaaattgttttaaaaaaatttactagaacctatttattttttgtgaaaaagatatATGGCCTCAGAGGTTTCAAATAACTAAAACCATATGCCCTTTCTATGTGAACAACCGAAGTtacaagtaattaaaaattttaaaattaaatatctatttcGTTTTAAAAAATCTAGAGGTATCAAAATTCTACGAAGGACTTTAGCTTTTCTTCTAGTAATGGGCAGAGAAGAAGCATCGAAAGCATAAATATATGGTTTTAGAATCAAAGTCaatatttgttgagattattaATTCTGAAATCTGATATTCATGTAactattttaaagtataataacatGTCCATTTATCACATACTTCactacaaaatacaaaaatgataaaCAAAGTGAAACATTACGAACAACCGAGTATTTACAATAAGAAGATGGATGAAAATAAGTATTATTGTGCATCGTGGAATTGTATATACTTTACAAGCGAAGTAGTTTCAACATTGAATATATCTAGTTGGAGTTTATTGTTTGATCCTCTGTCACTGTTTCATCTGGATATAGAATAGGTTTTGGAGGCATTTCTAAGTCTTCAATGTCTCCTTCAAGCATTTCCACTACTTTATTCATTGAGGGGCGATCATTTGGTTTCAACTGTATACACCATAGTGCCACTATAATCATCTTCTTTACTATTGTCTTTTCATCCTTTGTCAATTCTTCCATTTCAGTAATTTCCTCTTCTCTAATGTGATTATAAATCCAAAGAGGAAAGTAAAGTTGACTTGAATGTTCAGCATAGGGGTTAAGATTCTTTCTCTTACTTGCCATCTCCATCAAGAGCATTCCAAAACTATAAACATCAGCCTTATTGGATATTCCtccaatattattataaaacaattcTGGAGCCATATATCCAATGGTTCCTCTTGCTGCAGTCATTGGAATAATACTGTTATCTATTGAATATAACTTTGCCAATCCAAAGTCAGAGATCTTGGGGAGAAAGTTTTCATCAAGGAGGATGTTGTGGGGTTTGATATCAAAATGCAAAATCTTCATCTCACAACCATGGTGGAGATAAGCTATTCCGCGAGCCACTTCaattgatatattatatattttttcataacttAAATGTACACTCTCATcctttgaaaaaataaatttatcaagaGATCCATTGGACATGAATTCATACACAATATAACGCTTTGAGCCATGAACACAAAATCCAATTAATTGTACCACATTTTGATGATGTATTCTTCCAATTGTTGCAACTTCGCTAATAAAATCTTGTCCATTTCCTTTAGATTTATCTAACATTTTGATTGCCACACAAGGTCCACTGCATAACTTTGCCTTAAAGACAGAACCAAATCCTCCTTCACCTAACTTGTCTTTGAAACCTCCGGCCATCTTCTTAATTTCCTTGTATGAGTATCTAATCGGTGCCATATTATACTGTTCAagataattttcaatattttgataCATTGATGCATGTCTTTTCCTCCATTTAGATATGAAAATCACGATTAAGAATGgaaatccaaacaaaattttgTAGGCCCATACCATAGAAGCATAAATGACAATACCTGTAACAAGGATTTCTTTCTCGTATAATTACACTGATAATGTAATGTATTAAAGTATttgttaaaagtaataaaatctaaactttACATATCCATTTACTTAgtaacattagaaaaaaaaaagagtaaatttaATGTCTAGCAAAAAAAACTATCAATAAATTCAATTTGTTGACAGTATTATCTATAAATGGTAAATTAAGATGATAAAAATTCGTACCTTTCAGGATATCCAGTAAACCTGTACATCGCAAAAACAAGGAAAGCATAAATTTCACCATTTGCATAATTTCATAAAGCTATAatgaatgattttttctttacatGAGCATGATGACTGATACaggtgaaataaagaaaataatgaattataaattttgttttctctaaaTATTGATTGAATAAACAAAACAATGGTTTATCAATAATacccaattaaaaataatctatcaATCTGTGTGTGTAGTGACTCACCAAACGAGCATTGAAGCTTCTGTCTAGAAGAGTCGAAATAGCAGAAGCCGTCCCCGAATGTACAAGAAATCTTCTGACAGGCGAGTTTTATCCAAGAGATCTCAAATCCATAGGCGAGAGCCCTGTGAATGGCAGCGTATGAATGGTTATTGAAACTCCTGAACGATGTGGGAGCAACAAGCTTCACGTCACACCCTACTTCTAAGTCTTCAGCTTTTAGGTCTCCACCCACTGCATATGCATAACCTTTTGAGTCCCACTTCACGCACTCACCATTCTCCGTATACTTCCCGTTCTCTCTCACCGAATGGTTACAGTTCAGAAATACTATATGCTCGAAACTCAGAGATTCCCAATTTTGATAAAGATATAGACCGGCTTGGTATAGATCGGCGGAGTCAGTGTAAGTATCAGAGAAATTGGAGCGAGAGAGAGAACGGAGAGGAAGGGAGGAGCAGTTGTGGTGTTGAAGTGCAGGATCAACCACTCTCACGGTGTAGTTGTCGTAGTTGATTGCTTGAATATGGTATTGTGTAGAGTTCAGGTACAACACAGTAACATTATTCTNACAACCAAGCTCGTACCTTTCGTCACCGCAATTCTCTGGGTCGGCTTGTAATCGAAAGGGATAAGTTATGTTGGTGATGTTGCCACAGGAAGAAGGAGGGCAGCCACCATGAATTTTGGGGAGTAGAAGTAGCACCACCACCATGAATGCTCTCTCTCTGCACATAATGTCCAAACTGTTTCATTGAATTTGGAAACAATAGGGTTGCTCTTTTTCcatattgatatttaaaataacacaGATTGATAACTATAAGAAAAAGCACcaaaaaacgaaaattttccattttgaaaattatttaacataccTAAAACGTAGACTTTGACTACAAATTTTCCACAGCTCAGTTTCATGAATACAAATTCTTATTAGGTATTTAATCATGTGATTTCTTTTAATGGAATTCTTCGAGTTTCTAAAGCCATTCTAAATTGTTCTTTTCGGATGGTTTAGTTAATATGCTGTCAAAAAATAACTTTAGGGAATTATAGTTCGAGAAcacaattaaagaaataattcaGAATAGGgacaaaacttaaatatattgtaagaaaataggaaaattatcgaaataaattgtaatatcctgattgaaaaaacaatatttatacaatgcatctgatattttttttctactttaaaTATCTGCAAATTCAAGGGCTAAAAGTTCCACCACATGTGTAGACTTGTAGCGAAACGTGTTGACAAGCGTTATAGCCTCAAATTCTAATAGATATATAAACACTTGATATCCACATACGTAATATGTAGAGTCAAATGACGATGTACATATAAttcatatattgaaaataattattattggtCAGTGTGTTCAAATTGTAATTCTCACTCACTGTCAGTATTACATTAACATTAACATTAACATAATagattttaatgaatttgaataAGTTAGCTAATTTTCCATGAATATAACGGATGTACATTCCAGCTTTTATTCTACCCCTGCTtaacacaaacaaaattatagtAATAGAGTTAAACACTTTGGCTATNACACCCtcaactaattattttatatgagaAATGGCATTTTGTCACTATAAAAATTCGACAATTATTTTCAGCAGTACTATATcctttaaaaaaagtaaatttttgtatctattaaaaaaatgaaaggaaaaataataaatataaagtaaggGTAAAAGTTTATTGGATGTCAATGGAAAAGTGGTGCACACATTAACCACCAATTAATTCAATgacatatattataataaaaagttaatagtACTATTACACTATTCATTTGACACAgtatataaggataaaatggtcATTATATAGTAGGACCATCCGGTCAGTCAAAGGACCAAGCCGCTAACTATCCAGTAAGAAAATGACCACCTGTCTGGAAATAAATCTGGTGATTAATGAATCACACCTAATGGTAAGCtcattgtaatatttataaatatttgtctaaCAGAAAAGGCAGGTAATTTGAATTCTGATCACTAATCTTTACTACAAAATTATTACGCAAAGTCAccgacttgagcgtcggagtgtcttttGTAGNTAACTTTCCCCACGGCTAGGAcaaggagaagagagagagcAACGCAACTGGATGATGGAATCGAC contains these protein-coding regions:
- the LOC106763725 gene encoding rust resistance kinase Lr10-like, coding for MCRERAFMVVVLLLLPKIHGGCPPSSCGNITNITYPFRLQADPENCGDERYELGCXNNVTVLYLNSTQYHIQAINYDNYTVRVVDPALQHHNCSSLPLRSLSRSNFSDTYTDSADLYQAGLYLYQNWESLSFEHIVFLNCNHSVRENGKYTENGECVKWDSKGYAYAVGGDLKAEDLEVGCDVKLVAPTSFRSFNNHSYAAIHRALAYGFEISWIKLACQKISCTFGDGFCYFDSSRQKLHYASMVWAYKILFGFPFLIVIFISKWRKRHASMYQNIENYLEQYNMAPIRYSYKEIKKMAGGFKDKLGEGGFGSVFKAKLCSGPCVAIKMLDKSKGNGQDFISEVATIGRIHHQNVVQLIGFCVHGSKRYIVYEFMSNGSLDKFIFSKDESVHLSYEKIYNISIEVARGIAYLHHGCEMKILHFDIKPHNILLDENFLPKISDFGLAKLYSIDNSIIPMTAARGTIGYMAPELFYNNIGGISNKADVYSFGMLLMEMASKRKNLNPYAEHSSQLYFPLWIYNHIREEEITEMEELTKDEKTIVKKMIIVALWCIQLKPNDRPSMNKVVEMLEGDIEDLEMPPKPILYPDETVTEDQTINSN